One part of the Leclercia sp. LSNIH1 genome encodes these proteins:
- the nlpA gene encoding lipoprotein NlpA, translating into MKLRLGALLLAGLLLAGCDQSGSDAKHIKVGVINGAEQDVAEVAKKVAKEKFGLDVELVGFSGSLLPNDATNHGELDANVFQHRPFLAEDNKAHGYKLVAVGNTFVFPMAGYSRKIKSVSELKDDATIAIPNDPTNLGRALLLLQNEKLIALKPDVGLLPTALDITANPKNLKIMELEGAQLPRVLDDPKVDVAIISTTYLQQTGLSPVHDSVFIEDKNSPYVNIVVTREDNKDAQKVKEFIQAYQSPEVAKAAESIFNGGAVPGWE; encoded by the coding sequence GTGAAACTTCGATTGGGTGCTCTTCTTCTTGCTGGCCTGCTGCTGGCGGGCTGCGACCAAAGCGGCAGCGATGCTAAACACATTAAGGTCGGCGTGATCAACGGCGCCGAGCAGGACGTGGCGGAAGTCGCCAAAAAAGTGGCGAAAGAGAAGTTCGGCCTCGACGTTGAGCTGGTGGGCTTTAGCGGCTCGCTGCTGCCAAACGACGCCACTAACCACGGTGAGCTGGACGCCAACGTCTTCCAGCATCGCCCATTCCTGGCGGAAGACAACAAAGCACACGGCTACAAGCTAGTGGCAGTGGGGAACACCTTTGTCTTCCCGATGGCGGGTTATTCCCGCAAGATCAAATCGGTCTCTGAACTCAAAGATGACGCAACCATCGCCATTCCGAACGACCCCACCAACCTGGGCCGTGCGCTGTTGCTGCTGCAAAACGAAAAGCTGATCGCCCTGAAACCGGACGTTGGTTTACTGCCGACGGCGCTGGATATCACCGCCAACCCAAAAAACCTGAAAATCATGGAGCTGGAGGGGGCGCAACTGCCGCGCGTGCTGGACGATCCGAAAGTGGATGTGGCGATTATCAGCACCACCTATCTCCAGCAAACCGGGCTGTCGCCGGTGCATGACAGCGTCTTTATCGAAGATAAAAACTCGCCTTACGTGAACATTGTGGTGACGCGGGAAGATAATAAAGATGCCCAGAAGGTGAAGGAGTTTATCCAGGCGTACCAGTCGCCAGAGGTCGCGAAGGCGGCAGAGTCCATCTTTAACGGCGGGGCAGTGCCGGGCTGGGAATAA